Genomic segment of Mucilaginibacter sabulilitoris:
AAAACAATGGTTAGTTCTGTTGCCAGCGTTTTATAGCCCGATAAAGTAGTTTGCAGGGCATCCACAGGAACTTCCTTTTTATCAACGTAATATCGCAGATCTTTGGTTACCGATACCGTAATTGTTTTTTTTGATACCGACTGACCGCTTGACGATTTTGGCAGTACCAATTTAATAACGTTTGGGTTGGTAACTGTAGACGCGATAAGGAAGAACAAAAGCAGGAAGAACATAATGTCGTTCATAGCCGATGTGTGTACCTCTGCCGACGCCCCCCTATGTCTTTTTCTTAAATTCATTTGCTTGGCTCCTCTAACAGATCAATAAATTCAATAGCATCGGTTTCCAGGCTTAATATCACTTTATCAACCATCATGTTTAAAATGTGATAACATACATAGGCCACAATACCCACCATAAGGCCCGCGGCCGACG
This window contains:
- a CDS encoding ExbD/TolR family protein, with product MNLRKRHRGASAEVHTSAMNDIMFFLLLFFLIASTVTNPNVIKLVLPKSSSGQSVSKKTITVSVTKDLRYYVDKKEVPVDALQTTLSGYKTLATELTIVLYVDKTVAIQDVVQVMDIAQKLNIKLVLATEPK